A single window of Methanococcoides methylutens DNA harbors:
- a CDS encoding monomethylamine:corrinoid methyltransferase, whose product MTFTKSVNCFDFYDRAQNGEKCTQDDWDLMTIPMKAMELKQKYNLDFGTEFVPTDKDQMERLFKAGFDMLLECGIFCTDTKRIVKYTEDELWDAINNPMPAFQLGTGRDAVQMKKREVGDKRKPIVQGGPTGSPISEEVFSAVHMSYALEKEVDTIVNGVMMTVRGKPPIPGSPYEVLAAKSETRIIKNAA is encoded by the coding sequence ATGACATTCACAAAATCAGTAAATTGCTTTGATTTTTATGACCGTGCACAGAACGGTGAGAAATGCACCCAGGATGACTGGGATCTGATGACCATTCCAATGAAAGCAATGGAACTCAAGCAGAAATACAACCTTGACTTTGGTACCGAGTTCGTTCCAACCGACAAGGACCAGATGGAGAGACTCTTTAAGGCAGGTTTCGACATGCTCCTTGAGTGTGGTATCTTCTGCACAGACACAAAGAGGATCGTCAAATACACAGAAGACGAACTCTGGGACGCAATCAACAACCCAATGCCAGCATTCCAGCTCGGTACAGGCAGAGATGCAGTACAGATGAAGAAGAGAGAAGTAGGCGACAAGAGAAAGCCTATAGTACAGGGCGGTCCAACCGGCTCACCTATCTCAGAAGAGGTGTTCTCTGCAGTTCACATGAGCTATGCACTTGAGAAAGAAGTTGACACAATTGTAAATGGTGTTATGATGACGGTTCGTGGTAAGCCACCTATACCAGGCAGCCCATACGAAGTTCTCGCAGCAAAGTCCGAAACAAGGATTATCAAGAACGCAGCAG
- a CDS encoding corrinoid protein, whose product MGNQELFDKLKNAIVNQDINGCPAMTQEALDAGISAFDIINEALAPGMKIVGDNFEAATIYLPQIMMSAKAMKAAMEILEPVLAEEKTGEGVGMAVTFVQEGDIHDIGHRLVTTMLGANGFEIMDLGTDIPNEDVVEAIAKNKGKKMILVGSALMTTSMLGQKDVVRLLEEENLRGEVKIMFGGAPVTDEWIAECGADGTAENAAEAARVALELMSA is encoded by the coding sequence ATGGGAAATCAGGAACTTTTTGACAAACTTAAAAATGCAATAGTAAACCAGGACATTAACGGATGTCCAGCAATGACACAGGAAGCACTTGACGCAGGAATATCTGCCTTCGACATTATCAACGAAGCACTTGCACCAGGTATGAAGATCGTAGGTGACAATTTCGAAGCAGCAACAATCTACCTTCCACAGATCATGATGTCTGCAAAGGCAATGAAAGCCGCAATGGAGATCCTTGAGCCAGTTCTCGCAGAAGAGAAGACCGGTGAAGGCGTCGGAATGGCTGTAACATTCGTACAGGAAGGAGATATTCACGATATCGGCCACCGTCTTGTTACAACAATGCTCGGTGCAAATGGATTTGAGATCATGGACCTTGGAACAGATATTCCAAACGAAGATGTTGTTGAAGCAATTGCAAAGAACAAGGGCAAGAAGATGATCCTTGTAGGTTCCGCACTTATGACAACCTCAATGCTCGGCCAGAAAGACGTAGTAAGGTTACTTGAAGAAGAGAACCTCAGGGGCGAAGTCAAGATCATGTTCGGTGGCGCACCAGTCACAGATGAATGGATCGCTGAGTGTGGTGCAGACGGCACAGCCGAAAATGCAGCAGAGGCAGCAAGAGTAGCACTTGAGCTTATGAGCGCATAA
- a CDS encoding DUF4405 domain-containing protein, with translation MNRTRINYIVDLILFLLFIIVAFTGFFMYLVIPEGIPQGRYQVYMGLTKATWTIIHNRSSILLTVFVAVHFILHWKWITCIKRNLFGKGKKRKDEYLCEEKSSDQFDS, from the coding sequence TTGAACAGAACCAGAATAAATTATATTGTGGACCTCATACTTTTTCTACTTTTCATAATCGTAGCTTTTACAGGGTTTTTCATGTATCTTGTTATACCTGAGGGAATTCCACAGGGAAGGTATCAGGTCTATATGGGACTTACAAAAGCCACATGGACAATAATACACAACAGATCATCCATATTACTGACAGTTTTTGTGGCGGTCCATTTCATACTTCACTGGAAATGGATCACATGCATTAAAAGAAACTTGTTCGGGAAGGGTAAAAAAAGAAAGGATGAATATCTGTGTGAGGAAAAATCTTCTGATCAATTTGATTCCTGA
- a CDS encoding response regulator, producing the protein MKSTRILVVEDEAIVAMVIKKRLMNLGYSVSGVAATGKDAITKVEGTFPDLVLMDIMLKGDMDGIEAADEIRKRFSIPVVYLTAHSDENTLERAKQTEPYGYILKPFTERDLSSNIEIAIHKHLKEKQKEISGRIE; encoded by the coding sequence ATGAAATCTACCAGGATACTCGTAGTGGAAGATGAGGCCATCGTGGCAATGGTGATCAAAAAGAGGCTAATGAACCTTGGTTATAGCGTTTCTGGTGTTGCTGCGACAGGAAAGGATGCAATTACCAAGGTTGAAGGAACATTTCCTGATCTTGTACTCATGGACATAATGCTAAAAGGGGACATGGATGGAATAGAAGCAGCCGATGAAATTCGAAAACGCTTCTCAATACCAGTAGTGTACCTTACAGCACACTCCGATGAGAATACCCTGGAAAGGGCGAAACAAACAGAACCCTATGGATACATACTCAAGCCATTTACAGAAAGAGATCTAAGTAGTAACATTGAAATCGCGATACACAAGCACCTGAAGGAAAAACAAAAAGAAATTTCTGGAAGGATAGAATAA
- a CDS encoding histidine kinase dimerization/phosphoacceptor domain -containing protein: MQWKDLSLKFKLVLYIVVGISFILSASSITIISTVTEQEEQLAYHDSIQNAKSFAHEYNADMKANMAIANSLATLMVKYDSADRNETNEMLKQLLVDNPHLIGAYVGFEPNAFDGRDADFVMTEGHDETGRFVPYWNTINGPISVEPLVDYEISEYYQGPKELKANVITEPYLYQGALMVSYDSPIIRNGEFVGIGGVDVSLNYVDEAVSSVTAFNTGYLFMVSNDGTLVSHPVNKEWIGTTSLHDFDVPKIAIVAEDIKNGVGGHIDTIDPVTSKEVVMFYEPIKTGNYAIVLVVPPEEMFAGVNSIRSDLVSIYLFSIFFMGLMAFFIASSFTNRIDEIVADFKKISGAAIRGDFDARANTDVELDLNLIPKGLNEILDSLTIYSKELQNSYELISKMEAAVNSSRVVVFWWKNEEDYPVEFVSDNITQFGYSLEEFTSGKVLYGNIIHPEDRKLVWDELQACADEGKKNFHRDYRIVTKNGDVRWIHEDTYIQRDEGGNITYFQGTILDITERVEAEDSLKAMEEVRTKEIHHRIKNNLQVVSGMLYLESLKFKYQEVIDSFRDSENRVRSIALIHEKLYQSKDLVSLDFGDYIENLTDHLFHSYNVDKENVNLILNVEDVFLGMDTAVPLGIIINELTSNALQHAFGKGEQGDIEIDFQKDNDVFTLIISNTGTPFPESIDFKNTESLGLQLVTNLTSQVDGEIELDKTNGTKFKITFRENR; the protein is encoded by the coding sequence ATGCAATGGAAAGACCTTTCACTTAAATTTAAATTGGTACTCTATATAGTCGTAGGCATTTCCTTCATATTATCAGCTTCATCGATCACTATAATTTCAACAGTTACAGAACAGGAAGAGCAGCTTGCATACCATGATTCTATCCAGAATGCGAAAAGCTTTGCTCATGAGTACAATGCTGATATGAAGGCCAACATGGCAATAGCAAATTCATTGGCCACACTTATGGTAAAATATGATTCAGCAGATCGTAATGAAACAAATGAGATGCTCAAGCAGCTACTGGTGGACAACCCTCACCTTATTGGAGCATATGTTGGTTTCGAACCGAATGCCTTTGATGGAAGAGATGCTGATTTTGTAATGACAGAAGGGCATGATGAAACCGGAAGATTTGTGCCATACTGGAACACGATAAATGGGCCTATCAGTGTTGAACCTCTTGTAGACTATGAGATATCAGAATATTACCAGGGTCCAAAGGAACTTAAAGCAAATGTGATCACAGAACCTTACCTTTATCAGGGAGCATTAATGGTAAGCTATGATTCGCCTATTATAAGGAATGGGGAATTTGTGGGTATTGGCGGTGTTGATGTATCATTAAACTATGTAGATGAAGCAGTAAGTAGCGTAACAGCCTTCAATACAGGCTATCTGTTCATGGTCAGCAACGACGGAACACTAGTTTCACACCCGGTGAACAAGGAATGGATAGGAACAACATCTCTCCATGATTTTGATGTTCCAAAAATTGCTATTGTTGCTGAAGATATAAAAAACGGAGTTGGTGGTCATATTGACACCATCGATCCGGTTACATCAAAAGAAGTTGTGATGTTCTATGAGCCAATTAAAACCGGTAATTATGCAATTGTACTTGTTGTCCCTCCCGAGGAAATGTTCGCAGGTGTTAACTCCATAAGATCTGACCTTGTCTCCATTTACTTATTCTCCATCTTTTTCATGGGATTAATGGCGTTCTTCATAGCATCCTCATTTACAAACAGGATCGATGAGATCGTAGCAGACTTCAAGAAGATATCAGGAGCAGCTATAAGGGGTGATTTTGATGCCAGAGCAAATACTGATGTTGAGCTTGATCTCAATTTAATACCCAAAGGTTTGAACGAGATCCTTGATTCCCTTACTATATATTCAAAGGAATTGCAGAATTCCTATGAACTCATAAGCAAGATGGAGGCAGCCGTTAACAGCAGCAGGGTCGTTGTGTTCTGGTGGAAAAATGAAGAGGACTATCCTGTTGAATTCGTTTCAGATAACATTACTCAATTTGGATATTCACTTGAAGAATTTACATCCGGCAAGGTACTCTATGGTAATATAATACATCCTGAAGATCGTAAACTAGTATGGGATGAATTACAAGCTTGTGCAGATGAAGGGAAGAAGAATTTCCACAGGGATTACAGGATCGTTACAAAGAATGGAGATGTGCGCTGGATACATGAAGATACGTACATCCAGCGGGATGAAGGCGGAAATATCACATACTTCCAGGGTACAATTCTTGATATTACCGAACGCGTTGAAGCTGAAGATAGCCTAAAAGCAATGGAAGAAGTGCGTACCAAAGAGATCCATCACCGCATTAAGAACAACCTGCAGGTAGTTTCAGGAATGCTTTATCTTGAATCCCTTAAGTTCAAGTATCAGGAAGTTATCGATTCCTTCAGGGACAGTGAGAACCGTGTTCGTTCCATTGCACTGATTCATGAAAAGCTCTACCAGTCAAAGGATCTTGTAAGCCTTGATTTTGGTGATTACATTGAGAACCTGACAGATCACTTATTCCATTCATATAATGTAGATAAGGAAAATGTTAACCTGATATTGAATGTTGAGGATGTTTTCCTGGGAATGGATACAGCTGTTCCTCTTGGTATCATTATCAATGAACTGACCTCAAATGCACTCCAACATGCCTTTGGGAAAGGTGAACAAGGAGACATAGAGATCGATTTCCAAAAAGATAATGATGTCTTCACGCTAATAATTAGTAATACAGGGACCCCATTCCCGGAATCTATAGACTTCAAGAATACAGAATCTCTTGGACTTCAGCTTGTAACGAACCTGACATCCCAGGTCGATGGTGAAATTGAACTGGACAAGACCAATGGAACTAAATTTAAGATAACTTTCCGTGAGAACAGATGA